From a single Anabas testudineus chromosome 5, fAnaTes1.2, whole genome shotgun sequence genomic region:
- the yod1 gene encoding LOW QUALITY PROTEIN: ubiquitin thioesterase OTU1 (The sequence of the model RefSeq protein was modified relative to this genomic sequence to represent the inferred CDS: deleted 1 base in 1 codon), translated as MTPCRRKVTFYTQSLTGCLLFEAGLQSTAGRMLRLRCKTKNGSHIMQGLTHQSCVQELKSKVEELTGIPCDVQKIMVGYPPSSLDLRNGDAHLKDYPIKSGDTLIVEEEKNKPKPQDHPTVTKAPRLEASPVLARRVVPADNSCLFTSVYYVVEGGVYDPACVPEMRGLIAQIVSSDPAAYSEAVLGKTNEEYCSWIKREDTWGGAIEVSILSKFYQCEICVVDTQTVRVDRFGEDAGYHKRVLLIYDGIHYDPLQKETPGSDTPPQTIFSTTDDIILAQALELADEARRKRQFTDVNRFALRCMVCQTGLVGQKEAREHAKETGHTNFGEV; from the exons ATGACGCCATGCAGACGTAAAGTGACGTTCTACACA CAGTCTCTAACTGGATGTTTATTGTTTGAGGCAGGGCTGCAATCAACGGCAG GCAGGATGTTGCGGCTTCGCTGTAAGACCAAAAATGGGAGCCACATTATGCAAGGTTTGACTCATCAGTCCTGTGTCCAAGAGCTGAAGAGTAAGGTGGAGGAACTGACTGGAATTCCTTGTGATGTGCAAAAAATTATGGTTGGTTACCCACCTTCCAGCCTCGATCTTCGAAATGGAGACGCTCACCTCAAGGATTACCCTATCAAATCAG GAGACACACTCATTGTTGAGGAAGAAAAGAACAAGCCAAAGCCTCAGGATCATCCCACTGTTACTAAAGCGCCACGCTTAGAAGCCTCACCTGTACTAGCACGTCGAGTGGTCCCCGCTGACAACTCCTGCCTCTTCACTAGTGTGTATTATGTGGTGGAAGGTGGTGTATATGACCCTGCTTGTGTCCCTGAGATGCGAGGCCTCATCGCTCAGATTGTGTCAAGTGACCCTGCAGCATACTCCGAAGCGGTGCTGGGAAAGACCAATGAGGAGTACTGCTCCTGGATAAAACGTGAAGATACCTGGGGGGGAGCTATTGAGGTCTCAATCCTGTCCAAGTTTTACCAGTGTGAGATCTGTGTGGTGGACACTCAGACAGTCAGAGTGGATCGATTTGGGGAGGATGCTGGCTACCACAAACGCGTGCTGCTCATCTATGACGGTATCCATTACGACCCACTGCAGAAAGAGACCCCCGGCTCCGACACCCCGCCCCAGACTATTTTCTCCACCACAGATGACATAATCCTGGCCCAGGCCTTGGAGTTGGCAGATGAAGCTCGCCGCAAGCGGCAGTTCACAGACGTTAACCGCTTTGCATTGCGTTGCATGGTGTGCCAAACAGGCCTGGTGGGACAAAAGGAAGCTCGTGAGCATGCCAAGGAGACAGGCCACACCAATTTTGGCGAagtgtga